The sequence below is a genomic window from Clostridium putrefaciens.
CTGCCTGACTTAAATCAATTCTACCATTCAAGAACGCTCTTTTAGTAAACTCTCCTGGCTGTGCTATTCTAGCTCCAGCCTTTATAACTTCTTCTAAAACCTTATTTGTAGACATAATTCCACCATGACAATTTATTTCTACAGAATCTTCAGCAGTGAAACTCTTAGGTCCTTTCATAAAACTTACAAGTACCTCATCTATCATCTCTTTACTAAACTTATCTACAATCTTTCCATACCTCATTGAATATGGACTTATATCATCAATCTTTCTATTGTTCTTACCCTCAAATATAGACGAAACAATAGAAAGAGCCTTATCTCCTGAAACTCTTATAATTGAAATTCCACTTTCACCTACAGCTGTAGCTATAGCAGCTATAGTATCAAACTCTTTCATCTTTAGCCTCCTAAACCCGAAAAATCGGTTGTATATATAATAAATTATACTATAAAATCAGTTTATTATTTAATGAAAATAATGTTAATCTTAATATATAATTACTTTTATTTTAAATCTTTATCTGTATAAATAAAAATTTGATTTCAACTTTTATATGCTTTACCTGTATTAATAAAACATTAGAAATTATATCATTTCATTTTCTCTTACTCAAGTATTACTATGATTCTTTTTATAAATTTTCATTGATTATAAATCATCAACTAATAATTTTAAGTAAGAGCTTACCGGTATATTAAAAAAGAAAGCCACCTTAGGCTTTCTTTAAATCTACTACTACTCTTCTATAAGGTTCTTCACCTTCACTATAAGTATAAATATAAGGATTATCTTGTAATGCTGAATGTATTATCCTTCTTTCATAAGGATTCATAGGTTCTAATTTAAAACTTCTTCCAGATCTTCTTACCCTACTGCCGGTCTTATCTGCTAATCGTTTTAAAGTCTCTTCTCTTTTAAACCTATAATTTTCTGTATCTAATACAACCCTTTTATATTCTTCCACATTACCTTTGTTCACAACAAGGCTAACTAAATATTGAATAGCATCTAGAGTTTCACCTCTATAGCCTATTACAATCCCCATATTATCACCAGATAAGATAATGTTAATAACGTTATTCTCTTCTTTTATGTCAACCTCTGCTACAACGCCCATTGCATTTAAAACTTCAGTTAAAAAAGATCTCGCATCATTCGCATAATCCTTTTTTAATTTAACCCTGATTTTAGCTGGCTTAACTCCAATAAACTTAAATAAACCTTTAGAGCCCTTTTCTAAAACTTCAACTTCAACTTTATCCTCTGTAACATTTAATTCTTTTAGTGCATTTTTTAATGCATCACTTACTGTCTTTCCGCTAATTTCAATTGTTTTCATAACCTATTTCACCCACCTTTGATCTCATACCCCTATTTTTATTTATTCTTTTTAGTTGAATTTCTATCGGAATTAATTTCTTTTGCAAGTTTATTTGTAGAA
It includes:
- the jag gene encoding RNA-binding cell elongation regulator Jag/EloR, which gives rise to MKTIEISGKTVSDALKNALKELNVTEDKVEVEVLEKGSKGLFKFIGVKPAKIRVKLKKDYANDARSFLTEVLNAMGVVAEVDIKEENNVINIILSGDNMGIVIGYRGETLDAIQYLVSLVVNKGNVEEYKRVVLDTENYRFKREETLKRLADKTGSRVRRSGRSFKLEPMNPYERRIIHSALQDNPYIYTYSEGEEPYRRVVVDLKKA